From Arcobacter sp. CECT 8986, a single genomic window includes:
- a CDS encoding lipoate--protein ligase family protein — protein sequence MLENKIFKLIITDKENAKFNMGIDKILANSFKEDDLPILRLYTWEKSFTVGLSQKCEDFPTYIEEYKNNCSKRITGGGVLFHGHDLSYSLILPSSYMTGLSVKQSYEKICQFLLTFYKNLGLDTCFAKDSKNVTLSKSEFCQVGFEAYDILVNDTKIGGNAQKRSKKMIFQHGSIPIKSTKKDIKIGSSLEDFSIKLSFDEAKQKVIEAFKETFNVKFEKTEITEEQKQRLNLLLEDEK from the coding sequence ATGTTAGAAAATAAAATTTTTAAATTAATTATTACAGATAAAGAAAATGCAAAATTTAATATGGGAATAGATAAAATCCTAGCAAATTCTTTTAAAGAAGATGATTTACCAATTTTAAGACTTTATACATGGGAAAAATCTTTCACTGTTGGATTATCACAAAAATGTGAAGATTTTCCTACATATATAGAAGAGTATAAAAATAACTGCTCTAAAAGAATAACAGGTGGCGGTGTTTTATTTCATGGACATGATTTATCTTATAGCTTAATTTTACCAAGCAGTTATATGACTGGACTTAGTGTAAAGCAAAGTTATGAAAAAATTTGTCAATTTCTTTTGACATTTTATAAGAACTTAGGTTTAGATACATGTTTTGCAAAAGATTCAAAAAATGTTACACTAAGTAAAAGTGAATTTTGTCAAGTTGGTTTTGAGGCATACGATATTTTAGTAAATGATACTAAAATTGGAGGAAATGCACAAAAAAGATCAAAAAAAATGATTTTTCAACATGGTTCTATACCTATTAAAAGTACAAAAAAAGATATAAAAATAGGTTCTAGTTTAGAGGATTTTTCAATAAAACTTAGTTTTGATGAAGCAAAACAAAAAGTTATTGAAGCATTTAAAGAAACGTTTAATGTAAAATTTGAAAAAACAGAGATTACAGAAGAACAAAAACAGAGATTAAATCTATTATTAGAGGACGAAAAATGA
- the lipA gene encoding lipoyl synthase, whose product MSVDENKVSFKKPQWLRKKLVPHAQKEMEDLLGKHGLHTICQEAKCPNISECYAKRNATFLILGNICTRRCTYCNVHTGKPTEVDLAEIDGVTESVIKLGLKFVVITSPARDDLPDGGAEQFYRVTQNILKKSPGTQVEILIPDFKAKEESLQRAVDSGAVIIGHNVETVPSLYHIRRNASYERSLQVLKRLKELGGEKVKTKSALMVGLGETEEEMVQVFKDLLAVGCKFLSIGQYLAPSGEYEKVKEFVKPEQFQRYKEIALDLGFEFVHSTPYARSSYLAHEYLSKDKNSI is encoded by the coding sequence ATGAGCGTAGATGAAAACAAAGTAAGTTTTAAAAAGCCACAATGGCTTAGAAAAAAGCTTGTTCCACATGCACAAAAAGAGATGGAAGATCTTCTAGGTAAACATGGATTACATACAATTTGTCAAGAAGCAAAATGTCCAAATATAAGTGAATGTTATGCAAAAAGAAATGCTACATTTTTAATACTTGGAAATATCTGTACAAGAAGATGTACTTATTGTAATGTACACACAGGTAAACCAACAGAAGTTGATTTAGCTGAGATTGATGGAGTTACTGAATCTGTAATCAAACTTGGATTAAAATTTGTAGTTATTACAAGTCCAGCAAGGGATGATTTACCAGATGGTGGAGCAGAACAGTTTTATAGAGTAACTCAAAATATTTTGAAAAAATCTCCAGGAACACAAGTTGAGATTTTGATTCCTGATTTTAAAGCAAAAGAGGAATCTTTACAAAGAGCTGTTGATAGTGGTGCTGTTATTATTGGTCATAATGTAGAAACAGTTCCATCACTTTATCATATTAGAAGAAATGCTTCATATGAAAGAAGTCTTCAAGTTCTAAAAAGATTAAAAGAGCTTGGTGGAGAAAAAGTAAAAACTAAAAGTGCCTTAATGGTAGGACTTGGTGAAACAGAAGAAGAGATGGTTCAAGTATTTAAAGATTTACTTGCAGTTGGTTGTAAATTTTTAAGTATTGGTCAATATTTAGCTCCTTCAGGTGAGTATGAAAAAGTTAAAGAGTTTGTAAAACCAGAACAATTCCAAAGATATAAAGAGATTGCTTTAGACTTAGGTTTTGAGTTTGTACATAGTACTCCTTATGCAAGAAGTTCATACTTAGCTCATGAGTATTTATCAAAAGACAAAAATAGTATATAA
- the mdh gene encoding malate dehydrogenase, which produces MNNKKVGIIGVGNVGATLAFTLATKSLCSEVVLKDLRENIVEAMALDISQSANAANAKTKVSFAKEANDFANCDVIVITAGIPRKPGMSRDDLLLTNAKIMTSVVSEVSENNPNAIYIIVSNPLDAMVYTALKAANIDKNKVLGMAGILDSARMSHFIQEKLGYGEGEIDASVMGGHGDDMVPLANYSTVAGKPLDKILKEEEIEEIITKTRNGGAQIVKLLETGSAYYAPAYSTSLMVEAILTDNKKVYPCAVMLEGEYGYENVVAGVPVRLGKNGVEDVIELQLDEKQTSEFAKSISSVQELINTLEDKFFV; this is translated from the coding sequence TTGAATAATAAAAAAGTTGGAATAATTGGAGTAGGAAACGTAGGTGCAACGTTAGCTTTTACTTTAGCGACAAAAAGTCTTTGTTCAGAAGTAGTATTAAAAGACTTAAGAGAGAATATCGTAGAAGCAATGGCTTTAGATATTTCACAATCTGCTAATGCTGCAAATGCAAAAACAAAAGTATCATTTGCAAAAGAAGCAAATGATTTTGCTAATTGTGATGTAATCGTAATAACAGCAGGAATTCCTAGAAAACCAGGAATGAGTAGAGATGATTTATTATTAACAAATGCTAAAATTATGACATCAGTTGTAAGTGAAGTTAGTGAAAATAATCCAAATGCAATTTATATTATTGTTTCTAATCCGCTTGATGCTATGGTATATACTGCACTTAAAGCTGCAAATATTGATAAAAATAAAGTTTTAGGAATGGCTGGTATTTTAGATAGTGCAAGAATGAGTCACTTTATTCAAGAAAAACTAGGATATGGAGAAGGTGAAATTGATGCTTCTGTTATGGGAGGTCATGGAGATGATATGGTTCCTTTAGCAAACTATTCAACAGTAGCTGGAAAACCTCTTGATAAAATTTTAAAAGAAGAAGAGATAGAAGAAATCATCACAAAAACAAGAAATGGTGGAGCTCAAATAGTTAAATTATTAGAAACAGGTTCTGCTTATTATGCACCAGCATATTCAACTTCTCTTATGGTAGAAGCAATATTAACTGATAACAAAAAAGTATATCCTTGTGCAGTTATGCTTGAGGGTGAATATGGGTATGAAAATGTTGTTGCTGGTGTACCTGTTAGATTAGGTAAAAATGGAGTTGAAGATGTAATTGAGTTACAACTTGATGAAAAACAAACTTCAGAATTTGCTAAATCAATTTCATCAGTACAAGAGCTAATAAATACTCTTGAAGATAAATTTTTCGTATAA
- a CDS encoding PAS domain S-box protein, whose translation MSQLNNLFFQIIDNFPNGFILFDENANILYINNVFSKLLGYEKNLVLNEKKLWELDYHINSPELFERKITNLKKIRKSNRFSIYVKNDGTLYKCQKQNFAFESNGNQENYFFSIIDDKTDTILDKDYIFIQKVLNEKIDSLKIPLFTIFSSISAFKLKNELNLPLSNEEINLNIDAIEKSATQINDLINTMKP comes from the coding sequence ATGAGCCAATTAAATAATTTATTTTTTCAAATAATTGATAACTTCCCAAATGGATTTATCTTATTTGATGAAAATGCAAACATTCTATATATAAACAACGTATTTTCCAAGCTTTTAGGTTATGAGAAGAACCTCGTCTTAAATGAAAAAAAATTATGGGAACTTGATTATCATATCAATTCTCCAGAGCTATTTGAGCGAAAAATAACAAATCTGAAAAAAATCAGAAAATCAAATCGCTTTTCAATATATGTAAAAAATGATGGAACACTTTATAAGTGTCAAAAACAAAATTTTGCTTTTGAAAGTAATGGAAATCAAGAAAACTATTTTTTCTCTATCATTGATGATAAAACAGACACTATTTTAGATAAAGATTATATCTTTATTCAAAAAGTATTAAATGAAAAAATTGATAGTCTTAAAATTCCACTATTTACCATATTTTCATCTATAAGTGCATTTAAATTAAAAAATGAACTGAACTTACCTCTAAGTAATGAAGAGATAAATCTAAATATAGATGCAATTGAAAAGAGTGCAACTCAAATAAATGATTTGATTAATACAATGAAACCATAA
- a CDS encoding helix-turn-helix domain-containing protein, producing MFLAEVTEDDLNNFHNTISKNVRRIRKEKKLTQLDVSLALGLSTPSFITNAESLNSKKRFNINQLYKLAIFFKVDISEFFKVEKL from the coding sequence ATGTTTCTTGCAGAAGTTACAGAAGATGATTTAAATAATTTTCATAATACTATTTCTAAAAATGTAAGAAGAATAAGAAAAGAAAAAAAGCTTACACAACTTGATGTTAGCCTTGCTCTTGGACTTTCTACTCCATCTTTTATTACAAATGCAGAATCTCTAAATTCTAAGAAAAGATTTAATATAAATCAACTCTATAAACTCGCTATATTTTTTAAAGTTGATATTAGTGAATTTTTTAAAGTAGAAAAATTATAA
- a CDS encoding AEC family transporter, translating to MSVFITLLMKIIPLYFSIILGVFSTAFLNCNKDTIAKILLFILAPIIVFNATISVKLDASVVFLPIFFFVLSTIIAFTSLKYFNKVYSDNTANLLAFSTATGNTGNIGIPLAILFLDSHIVDVFIFTVLASLLYQNSVGYYITAKGNFTAKQSLLKVARLPVLHAFILGVVLNILGFKIPEMFMDYTNYLKGAYAILGMMLLGMGMEKIKTNNSFDMKFINYTLFIKFIIWPALIVLFIFLDNNFIHFLNKEYYLLMFIFSIVPLAGNTVTVATLLDVKPQKMSIAVFISTIVSLFYIPLMIFLFGMIKF from the coding sequence TTGAGTGTTTTCATAACATTATTGATGAAAATAATACCTCTATATTTTAGTATCATTTTAGGTGTTTTTTCTACTGCTTTTTTAAACTGCAACAAAGATACAATTGCAAAAATTTTACTTTTTATTTTAGCTCCTATTATCGTATTTAACGCAACTATAAGTGTAAAACTAGATGCATCAGTTGTATTTTTACCTATTTTCTTTTTTGTTTTAAGTACAATTATTGCATTTACTTCACTTAAATATTTTAATAAAGTATATTCTGATAATACTGCTAATTTATTAGCTTTTAGTACGGCAACTGGAAACACTGGAAATATTGGTATTCCTCTTGCTATTTTATTTTTGGATTCTCATATTGTTGATGTTTTTATTTTTACAGTATTAGCTTCACTTTTATATCAAAACTCAGTTGGATATTATATAACTGCAAAAGGTAACTTTACAGCAAAACAAAGTCTTTTAAAAGTTGCTAGACTTCCTGTATTGCATGCTTTTATTTTGGGTGTAGTATTAAATATATTAGGATTTAAAATACCTGAAATGTTTATGGATTATACAAATTATCTAAAAGGTGCATATGCTATATTAGGAATGATGTTACTTGGAATGGGTATGGAAAAAATCAAAACAAATAACTCTTTTGATATGAAATTTATAAATTATACTCTTTTTATCAAGTTTATAATTTGGCCTGCTTTGATTGTGTTATTTATATTTTTGGATAACAACTTTATTCATTTTTTAAATAAAGAGTATTATCTTCTTATGTTTATTTTTTCTATTGTTCCACTAGCAGGAAACACAGTAACAGTTGCAACTTTGCTTGATGTAAAACCTCAAAAGATGTCTATTGCTGTATTTATCTCAACAATTGTATCACTATTTTATATACCACTAATGATATTTTTATTTGGAATGATAAAATTTTAA